The Oncorhynchus nerka isolate Pitt River linkage group LG13, Oner_Uvic_2.0, whole genome shotgun sequence sequence AGACCACTAacgtactaccctgagacaaggcagagtaaaGCCCACAAAGATTTCCTTAACCATACGAGCCCGAGGGGGGTACAAAACCGGACAGAAAGATCAAGTCAGTGGCTCAAGTCGAGTATAGCAAAAAAAGCCTAGCATGTCGTGATGCGCCCTAGGGATGGCATGGGaggcccccgtaatagggtcagaggcagaaaATCCATGTGGCGAGGGGAGAGCCAGCTAGGAAAaaacagcaagggtggttcgtcactccagtgccttgccattcactttcacactcctgggccagactacactcaatcataggacctactgaagagttgagtcttcagtaaggacttaaaggttgagagaccgagtctgcgtctctcacatggatcggcagaccattccataaaaatggagctctataggagaaatccCCACCTCCACCTGTTTGCCTAGAAATTctgggacaataaggaggcctgcgtcttgtgaccatggcatatgtgtagatatgtatggcaggaccaaatcagagagatagtaggagcaagtccatgcaatgctttgtaggttaacagtaaaaccttgaaatcagccctagacTTAACATTAAGTCAGTTGATAATGAttatctgaagtacccaaaaaggCCAATAGATGTCATCTGATAAAATTCCATACATTCCTTGAAAGTTACCAAAGTTTCCAATAATATACCATCCATTTGCAGCCCTAATCATAATCAATGGACATTCCATAGAGTTGTACCTTTTttatataatacattttaaatctGTGCTATAGAATTTCTATATGTTGGAACATAAATGAATTGCTCCCAGTTAAACTGACCTAAATACTGCGACTTACTGCTAATGTACAAAGGAGCTACTTGTTTACGTCTGAGGGCTGAAGAGGTTTTTCGAGGGCTCCATGTTGATTTAAACATGGCAATTTCTAGATTAATAACAGGTCACTGCTGATTATGGAATGAAAAAGACAAAGATTGTAAAGCAATTTACACATCAAGGTATGTATGATATGTTGTGTGTATCAAAATGCCAATCTGAATTCTATCACTATTAATACTGATATAATTTCTATAATTTTTGGCCTAAGATCGATTTTTATAATTCACTAATGGAATTTGTTGATACTTTTGTAAGAACACCATGttactagtcctgtattgttTTGGTGTTCTAATCTTTTTATCCTTGTTCGTAGCCTCTTGACTGTTGTGAATGTTCTGAATGTTCTACCTTTGGTGACTTCTTGGTGAACTTTAAACTTTACCAAGAATTTACCAAAGGCAAAACTATATGAAGTCACATAAGGCAACACAATCGCAGGCTTTGTTACCTATTGGGTAACGATTAATTTAGACTACATATCCATAACACATTTACAGTATTACACGTCTATAAGCATTTCATTACCATTTTATAACAGGTCCCAACCGCATTATTACATGTTATTAAAGTACATCCATAGTATATCTATAGCAGATTCGTGTCATGCTATGCAATAGCTAATATTTAGGTATCTTAATACAGTAGATGCAACATTACATTGAAAGTGTAGTGTCATCATTATGGCAGTTGTTTTTATTTTTCTATAAAAGAGTGCTTCTGTATACCAATGTTAGTCAATACGCCAAAAGGTATACACGGGTTGGCTGACAACATCACGAAAATGTTGCCGGACGCCGTGCGTTGCTATGATTCTGAACcgtcagatagctagcaacaatgataagaagctgccatgtggggaatcgtaggtggctTGTTTCAGCTAGTTTGATGTAGTTCGTGATACGTCTTGCTTTGAGgtgttttggctgatttcatgACAATGCTAATATGGCTAAAATTCGCTAGCTAGCGAACAAACAACTGTAACGAcgtatttgagagacaagtgctcttcgtgcaaatgtatttatgttttcaatacaCATTTGGAGACTAAATATAGTTTACAAGTTGTCAACAACAAGCCAACTCTGTCTGTTTTGCCCAAAAGTGGCGCACAtatcggttttgttgctaaacaactaACCCACCTATAGGCCCGTAACTTACCTTCTCACCAATTCCTGTAGTTGAGGGTCAAAATATAACTCATTAGAATTATTGACAATCACTTGGCAAATTTTTCAGATGTAAGTGGTATATTTTAAAAACTCTTAAGTACAAAACCGATAAGACTTGTAATGCCCCCAATCTTATGTTCAGAGCCTTCGATTGTGCATTCACCCATGAGTCATTCATGAAAAATCTACATTTTCCGTGAAATACCATGAGCACATTTAGTTTTGTCACCAATACATCAAATAATGAAAGGCTCACCATTTAAGTCATTTTAACTACCAATTGAATCCAATAGCAAATAATACATGATACACATTTCAAAAGTACTGAATATAAACAATAGTAGATGGTATCATTTTCCATATAATATTTTACGATTacttgacatttaaaaaaaaaaaattgtatgcAATGGCAGGTTGTGAGCATGTTGAGAAATATGTATGTTTTACAGTTTCATTATCCTTTTACAGTAGGACAAATCATCAGAAATATTCGTTTTGTATGACATTTCTGCCCCGTGCAACATTGTACAAGATCATCTTTCTATGCaactgatacagtacagtattgcCTGTCAGCCTACAGTGTATCAAATAAATGTATATAATGAATGGAATATATTGTTATATACAACCCAAGGATTTCAGCAGTGCAttgtacactacactataattccAAAGGGCAGCACATAGTGACTCTGTCCACTTTGTCCTATTGAAGCAATGGAGAATGATGAAGTAGTATTTACAGCCACATCCATATATGATTTGGTTCTACATTCCAACATAACTTAATGTCCAACTTATACATTGATAGAATTGTACAGTGTTCAGCAGTTAATAAACTATATACTTTAACTAGACACTACATCATTTGGTTCAGTAGTTATTCGTTTTGAGTAGTTTGATTAAGTGATAGTGGATTATATTGTTAACAAATTACAAGAAAATCATATCAAAAGTAAAGTTAATTTTGAAAAGTAGATATTTTAATTGAATATGTATCCAAATTGAAAGAGTGATTTGGTGCAGTGAACAAGTGACTTTGTGGATTTGTTTGCTGTACTCAGCAAATAAAAATGTGCTTAGTTTTGAAACCATTTTGATGTTTAGATTTTTGCTtagagttgtgaaaatgtaccaaGTACTTGTGAAAATTGCACCAACGTGAAAAAGAACTGTAACAGCCCTGCTTCACATCATAATTAGACCTAAATTGGCCATACTGGTTTATAACGCACGCATGAAGGGTCTATGTATGAATTCTATTCCGTCAAAGTAAAGTTAAATCTATTTTCCCATTCATAATGCATTGATAGCTAAGCACTTCATGGTAATTAATGCTGCGTTCACGTGCTATCCGAGTTAGCGAAAGCTCCTAGTTCCCAGTGGGAACTTTCACTTGAATGACCCTCCAAGTCGGAATTAAAAGTAAAAGTGGGAAACGGAGAAAATGTTGTCACCCGATTTGCTGACATTTTTTCACCTTTTCAACCAAAGAAAATGACAAATAAGTTTGACAATACAACCGTATCAATATGGATAATGTTGCTAGTCTGACCACATTGttaagcaagctagctaactttattATTAGCAATGTTAGCAACTTTATCAAGCTAGCTAAAATGTCCGACTTCAAAAGCACTTGAACACAATCATGTCTGACTTACCACCTCCCAGTTTCCTATTTCTCACAAGCATGTGAAGCCTGCATACCTGTGCAGTTTGCCATATTGCCATCTATAACACCAACATTATACGGTCTATGAATTCTATGCAGTCATTGTACTGTTATTGCTATTTTCCGATTTCTAAAGCATTTATAAACATGCCTTACTTAGAAAAAATACTCAGCCACTAAAAATACTTCTAAAAAATACTTAGACCTGGCTACTTAGCtactaatgtagctagctaagcccctggcacaatgtaaacacGTTAATCATCATTAAACTCCTGAAACATTTAGTAACATTTTATGTTACTATTTACAGTGTACTTTGGaacataaaacattttaaaatatgACAAATTAAGAGACAGAAAGCTGTTGCTTTTGTTTTGACTGCAAagaagaggagagctgagaggtcAGTGACATCACTTCCAGGTGACagcctacagtgcattcagaaagtgactttttccacattttgttacgttacagccttattctaaaagagATTCAATTgtttcccctcaatctacacacaataccccataatcataGGGGaacaaaacgtttttttttcgaaatgtttgcaaatgtatacatttttttaaaactgacattttacataagtattcagaacctttactcagtactttgttgaaacaactttggcagctattacagcctcaagtcttctttggtatgacactacaagcttggcacacctatatttggggagtttctcccattcttctatgcagatcctctcaagctctgtcaggttgaatggggagtgtcgctgcacagctattttcaggtctctccagagatgttagatcgggttcaagtctgggctctggctgggacacccaacgacattcagagacttgtcccgaagccactcctgtgttatcttggctgtgtgcttagggtacttgtactgttggaaggtgaaccatcgccCCAATCTGAGggcctgagtgctctggagcaggttttcattaaagatctctctgtactttcctccggccctgctgctgaaaaacatccccacagcatgatgctgccaccaccatgcttcaccatagggatggtgccaggtttcctccagacgtgacgcttggcatttaggccgaagagttcaatctttgtttcatcagaccagagaatcttgtttctcatggtctgagagtccttttggtgtcttttggcaaactccaagcgggctgtcatgttccttttactgaagagtggctttcgtctggccactctaccataaaggccttattggtggagtgctgcagagatggttgtccttctggaaggttctccacagaggaactctggagctctgtcagagtgaccatcgggttcttggtcacctccctgaccaaggcccttctccccagattgctcagtttggccgggcggccagctctaggaagagtcttgctggtttcaaacatcttccatttaagaatgatgaaggtcactgtgttcttgaggaccttcaatgctgcagaaatgttttggtacccttccccagatctgtgccttgacacaatcctgtctcggagctctaagggaATTTCCTTCAaaatcatggcttggtttttactctgacatgcacttccaactgtgggaccttatatagacaggcgtgtgcctttccaaatcatgtccaatcaaattaatttaccacaggtggactccaatcaagttgtcgaaacatctcaaggataatcaatggaaacaggatgcacctgagctcaatttatttTGAGTCTGATtgcaaaggtctgaatacttatgtaaataaggtatttctgttctgtttttttaatttaaaaaattgcaaaaaaaatctaaaaccctgttatcgctttgtcattatatgGTAGTTAAttgattttagaataagtctgaaacctaacaaaatgtggtaaaagtcaagggtctgaatactttacaaaggcactgagtatacaaaatagGACGTAGGGagagaccaggtgaatccaggtgaaagctatgatcccttattgatgtcagtttttaaatccacttcaatcagtgtagatgaaggggaggagacaagttaaaaattgatttttaagccttgagacatggattgtgtatgtgcgccgttcagaggatgaatgggcaagacaacaaaTGTAAGTGCTTTTTAACGgggtatggtagcaggtgccaggcGCCCCACttcgtgtcaagaactgcaacgctgctaggtttcctgtgtgtatcaagaatgatacaccacccaaaggacattcagccaacttgacacaactgtgagaagcattggagtcaacatatgccagcattcctgtggaacgctttcgacacatgccccaatgaattgtgtctgttctgagagcaaaacgtgtgtgtgtgtgtcgaaagGGGGGGGCAGTACTTCCAACTGGCCTCATAACCGCAGGCCACGTGTATGGTGTGAGACCGGCAagtcttttgcatgacaataaccggctgacaaaattACATGACCGTCACAGCCCTAGCTTGGCCTTTAGGCATATTCACTAACACTGGTATGGCAAAAGCACACCACAGTGTCATTGCAATTATGCATCTATTAAGATACCTAAATATGAGCTCTTGCATAGCATGACATGAATGCActatagatcaaatcaaattcaattggtcacatacacatggttagcagatgttaatgcgagtgtagcgaaatgcttgtgcttctagtttcgacTATGcattaaaatctaacaagtaatctaatcaatcaaattcacaacaactaccttatacacacaatgtATACTAATATGCGATGGATATAGTTCATTATTAATTAACATTTAACAATGTGGTTAGGACCTGTTAGAGCAAGTTAATGAAATGCTTATAGACGTGTAATGAATGCATTATGGCTATGTAATCAAAGTAAATTGTTAGCCTGTTAATTCCACCTCCCAAGCAGTGGTCTTTTACCACTGCACCACATGGAGAtcctgagtggcgcagaggtctaagacactgcatctcggtgcttgaggcgtcactacagacaccctggttcaattccaggctgtatcacaaccgagcgtgattggtagtcccatagggcggggcacaattggcccggcgtcgtcctggtttggccggtgtaggccgtcattgtaaataagactttgttcttaactgacttgcctagttaaacaaaggttacaTATTAAAAACCCTACAAGAACCCTGTCCTTCCTACCTTCCCTCCAGTCTCTATGCAGGGCTCAGAACCATGGTGGGCAGCTGTCTGGTCCGCGAGGAGGCAAGGCCGTGTTGGAGAGGAAACAGTTGTGCCAGTGGCCGTGTAAGTGCAAGGCCAAGCCCCAGTGTGCCCCGGGGGTCAGCTCAGTGCTGGACGGCTGTGGCTGCTGTAAGAGCTGCGCCCGGCAGATAGGAGAGGCCTGCAACGAGAGGGACATCTGCGACCCCCACAAGGGCATGTACTGCGACTTCTCTAATGACCAGCCGCGATATGAGGTCGGAGTCTGCGCTTGTGAGTGAACTTTTCGTTTCATATGTTACCCCTTCGGGCTATTCATAAGAGTTAAAAGTCAATGTATGACTGAATGTCTCAAGGTCAATCACTTTTTTTCAGAGGGGGCAGGAGCTGGATTGTGTAATAGGACCCAGCTACTTCAAAGACCTGGCTAGAAACTGTACTACAGCTAAATACTTTAATCCCATGCTACTCACTCAGGATTGTAGATTTGCATAAACCTGTAGTTCCATGGGATTGGTAGAGTCATTTACCTTTAGTCTCTTTGATCATGAAAAGAACCCAGTAGGTCGCACACATATATCAATCAGGCAAACACCCCAAGGCCAACCACACTAATAGAAACACACTAAGACCAGAAGACTGCTGCAAGCAGTGCACAGGCCAGTCAACCGAGTCGTGTTCAGTTTCCCCATCTCCTTCTCTGTAGACTTGATGGCAGTTGGTTGTGACCTGAATGGGGCCCACTATGAGAACGGCGAGGCCTTCCAGCCCAGCCCGCTGTATAAATGCACGTGCATCGCGGGAGCCATCGGCTGCACCCCGGCCTTCATCCAGAAGCCCGCTGGTCTCCTGGGTCCTGCCCCTCTGAGGAGCAACGCACCCCTGCCAGCTGGCCTGCAGAGCGCCCCTGGTGCCTCCAGAAAACACCAGCAGGACACACCAAACATGGCCGCCATGCCAGGTGTGTGTTTGCAGGGAAAACCAGGGCTAGAACCGCCAGCTTGTCTGCCCCGGAATGCTAATTGCTGTAAAAGCTGGATGGAAAGAGGGAGGCGTTTTTGTTTACTTTGGCTGGGAAGTGCAGAGGGTGGATGGAGTGTGGCTAACTGACTGTGGTTAGTCACACAGAGGGAGTAGGGTGGATGGTTCCAGTCATGCACAAACGTCCATAGAGAGAGCTCTAGTTCACTTTCCATCAAAAGCACCAATGCCTCTTTTAAGTATGCTTCTTTTGATATATTTGAGTAAATGTTTGCTTTGCTTGGCTTGATAAACACAAACGTCCTGCTTTCTAGTGAATCTGAAAGGTTAGCCGTCACTAGGTGTTGATGTTTTTGATATTGCCAACACACAAATCAAATATGTTTGCAATCACTGACTTCAAACCTTACAAAGAGGCAATTGAAACCATCTTGACATCATGGCCCGCCTAAAGATAATTTCTCTCCAGCTGGGCTATCCAATCATCTTTAGCAGGCAGAATGACTGAGGACCGAGGGCTCTTGATTCACTCTGAACAGCATGTGCTCTATAGCAGCATGGCGGCGTACAGGCCGGGTTCCTTCCTCTAGCGATGCCCTTTTAATACTGTAAAACCGAAAGCTTACAGGGATCCTCCTTTAGCCTGGAAGAAGAATTGCCTGATCCAGACCACTCCGTGGAGCCCCTGCTCCAAGACCTGTGGCCTGGGTATCTCAGTCCGGGTCAACAATGACAACGGCAAGTGTGAGATGAGGAAGGACCGCCGCCTCTGCCTGCTGCGGCCGTGTGAGAAGAGCATCATGAAGTCCGTCCAGGTGACTGACCACTGATCAGCCAGGCTCTTCTCTGAGAGATGATGTGTTCTGATGGTGATCGGTGAAATGTTAAATAACTGACTTGTACGCCCACAACACCCAGTGATATTTCTAATTCTGAAAATATGACAATGGTCTGGGAActactgtatacagtgccttcagaaagaattcacaccttttgactttttcaacattttgttgtgttacagcctgcatttaaaatgggTTAGATTGAGATGacgttgtcactggcctacacacaattccccacaATATCAAAGTGGTATTATGCTTttataaatgtttacaaatgaaaagttgcaatgtcttgagtcaataagtattcaaccattttatggcaagcctaaataagttcaggagtaaaatgtgcttaaacaagtcacataataagttgcatggactcactctgtgcaatAATTGTacttaacatgatttttaaatgactacctcatctctgtaccccacacatacaatcatCTGTagggtccctcagtcgagcagtggcTTTTAGACATAGATTCAaccaggttttccaatgcctcgcaaagaagggcacatattggtagataggtaaaatagcagacattgaatatccctttgagcatggtgaacttATAAATTAcacgttggatggtgtatcaatatgtTCACTAAGAATATACagatgtccttcctaactcagttgccggagagaaagaaaaccgctcagggatttcatcatgaggccaacggtgactttaaaacagttaagagtttaatggctgtgataggagaaaactgaggatggatcaacaacattgtagctactctctaaatgacagagtgaaaagaaggaagcctgtacagaataaaaaaacaTTCCAAAACATTCATCCTGTTTGTAATACGGCATGAAAGTAATACAGAAAAAAATGTGACAAAGAAACAAACTTTAT is a genomic window containing:
- the ccn6 gene encoding cellular communication network factor 6; its protein translation is MLSLLCSLLLVILAQQSLCRAQNHGGQLSGPRGGKAVLERKQLCQWPCKCKAKPQCAPGVSSVLDGCGCCKSCARQIGEACNERDICDPHKGMYCDFSNDQPRYEVGVCAYLMAVGCDLNGAHYENGEAFQPSPLYKCTCIAGAIGCTPAFIQKPAGLLGPAPLRSNAPLPAGLQSAPGASRKHQQDTPNMAAMPAYRDPPLAWKKNCLIQTTPWSPCSKTCGLGISVRVNNDNGKCEMRKDRRLCLLRPCEKSIMKSVQMLRGKTCKPKFQAKKAEKLTLSGCTSTKSFKPTYCGICTDKRCCVPNKSKMVTVNFKCKGGSNVHWKMQWITSCVCQRKCNDPGDMFAELRFL